The Helianthus annuus cultivar XRQ/B chromosome 15, HanXRQr2.0-SUNRISE, whole genome shotgun sequence genomic sequence TTGAAGGCGAAGAGCCGGAAACATACATGAAACTTAAAAAAGAAATCATGGATAAATATCGCACCTAGTTTCAGTTATTTTAGATTATGTTTCGCTTTTTATGCTTAAATTATGTAATAGGTTTTCTTTAGTAatgtaatctttttttttatttagattTTGTAAGTGTTTTTATTATCTATATTAGTAAAAgtgctatttaaaaaaaatattaaataatatgtaATCATTagataaaattaataataaaaaatatgtgTCACGTGTCGGATAACGCCTCTCTTTCATGCCCCTTCCCACCCCTCCTTTTTTTCCACCATGCCACTTTTCTGACACGCGCTAACGTGACGTCCACATGTCAAATAACGTTCATTCTTCATACCACTCCACACCGTGTATTCTTATTGTGTTAATAAGTGCACTCCAGTTCCTCGACCTCTGTTTCAGAGGTAGGATCAGATGACTAATCCCACTACATCCTAATTCCTGCTCCATGTAAAACAAAGTATGAAACTACTTTTTTATATGGATTGCAATGTTAAACAGAATAATACGTTTGAAATAAACAAAATACTAAATTGGAAGTAAACTGAATCAAATAAATGAGATATTGAAacataaaagtaaaaacaaaaaaaaagttacaaTTTCAATTCAACTACCAGTCCAGATCATCCGGTTCAACCCAAAACAGGCCGGTTTGAACGAAGGTGGTTCTAGAATACTCAACCAGATCGGTTATATAGCACGCAATATTAATGTTCTTGACGAATAACACATGCCATAATCATGAAAACCATAATACATGTCTTTCTCGTACATTCATCCATAATTTATTCCTCGTATATGTAAAAGAAATAGAATGTTGTACTTTTTTACATACAAATATGTAACAAATTCTTTGTCAAGAATGATAATAGGGATATTTTACTAATTAGGAGTCGCTAATATCAGTATGAGAAGCGATCCACCCATCCAAAAGGACTGCAGCTTCTTTAGGCTTGTTCAGTGCTACAGAATGACCTCCACCCTACATGATACAAATGGTTTAGTTACTATGCAAATAGAAATTTATCAAAAATATCTTGCGACACGCGAGCTAAATGTCATCTTTCTTACCTTTATAGTCGCATATACTAACGAATATCCTGTTGTTGCATAGGTCATTTGATATCtacaagaaaaagaaaacaatccATTTGTATGATTAGTTTTGTACAAATTATAAAATAGAGGACAGCTAGAATTTGAGCTTACCCAACGACTTGATTATCAACAAACCATGGGTTCCAAGGGCTTTTAATCGGGACATTGAGAGATTTTATCCATTTCTCTACGCCCACATATGGAAATGTCAAGTCATGGTCACCGCTGTTAATTGAAATTATTAGAGGAAGTTAGATAATTTCTATAATATTAATCACAAAATGATATCACAAGTGCTTATCAGTTAACTTAGAGGCCAGTGTTTGAACTCGAAACAAGTATGTAAGCATATATATTGTAGAAGTAGGAAATAGATAGTTTTGAATGAAATGGCATGTAATATGTAACAGGAAAGCTGATTTACGCCTATTCCTAGCTAATCCTAAATGGCGTAGAGATCCATATGTAAACATAGTATATTTTAGATACGCTTAAATGACCACTTTTGAGAATGAGAATGTATATAACCCTATTCCTGTCTAGTCAGGGTATAAAATGAACTTATAATCATAGAAACGACTTCGAGTACGAGTAGCAGTACCTGATGATCAACGCTTGACAATTTCTTGTAACGAGTTGTTTATGCACATCAACAACGCTTAATACATCATATGAGTAACATATAGTGTCATTTTTCCCGAAAGTGTAATGGATGGTTTCATTGGTTTTCTCCCACACGCCTATTGTTCCctgcaaaagataaaaaaaagtGACATTTTTAAATTGTGTTGAACCATATATAGTGAAATGAGAACTTTTGGATTAAAGCAAATAAACATGGGAGCTCTAAGACTAAAGATGTTGAAACACATGAACACAAATATTGGAGGATGTTACATGTGTAGCAAGGAGCGCCATGATGGCGAGCTCACGCAGGAACGAAAAATAAGTCAATATGTACATTTTAACACTGTGATAATCAACATAATTAATCCAAACCTTATTAAGGGGAGTATATTAACTATTAAGTCACATAACATAAAGTCTCAAGTGTGGGTTGAATTAGCAAGGTGTCAAATAAATCTTTTACAATCATAAGTACTTAAGTAGTAAGAGCCAATGTGAACAACATACCGGACGAATATGGAGAGCCTTTTGAACTTCTTTATCGTTTGCCCAAGCGTCAATAGTTATCTTAGTAGCGGCctaaaaacaaaagaaagcgtATATTCCCTTAGTTATTTACATGATCTAGGTTTTACATATGATTTGTACAGGGacatatgcaaaaaaaaaaaaaaaacatatgtaATAGAGAGTCTATGAACTCAGGAAAGAAATTTACTGGACAATCAGGCGATGGATTTATGTCGTCACACACTGGCTCCAGTATATTCGAAAAGTTAATATCGCTTAAGCACTGAAATTGGAAACTAGCTAGGATTAAAGTTGTGATATATGGAATAACATATTTGACCGAAGTTATCCATATGTGATATGTACGTACCTCATCTACCCGTTGAAGATCAGCCAAACATAAGGTGTTGTTTGGATCAGGGTATATATAGTTACCACGACATGTTTCTTTTGTAGACTGGATTATAATACAAATCAATCTAATATTGTTAGAACATACTTTACTCATTACTCACCTTTTGTTTTATCAAGTTAATATAAATATATCTTTTAGTACCTTGTAGATATCGTCTGAAATAAGTGCAACCCGGTGAGCAAACTCTAATCTTGAATTTAAATCAATGAATCTATCTGTGTAAGGGCTAACAATCCCGTACCCCTGCATGCCAGgtaaattaatattaattatttggGAGTTTATTTTGTAATTACTAAAAAGACATTTAACAATATgagacaaaacaaaacaaaacaactttCAACGATGTTATAAACTTTATACGGTTAgataattacttttatatttagtTGTGGTTCACTTCCTTGTTCGTTACCTACAAGTCAGACAAATAGAGTAAGTACAATAATACAAAAGTCAAAACATtttagtgtgtatatatatgtgtgtttcGAATTATTTATGACGTCACTGATTTTTGAAACACCAGTGGACTAGTAAGttatgcggtaaaatatcggatatcggtcaaggaatgatatttgagatataggttatctcggtgaggtATAGGTGGGATATCGATAATTTTAATATCCTgaagaatttatatatatagcaatttaacactaataattcagtgatatatcggttatatgggtcaaatatcggtgattaTGTCGGTTATATCGGTCACATATCGAATATATCGCTGATATTATCAGTACCGATATTCTTACCGATATTTTACTAGGGGAACGATATGACTGATATATCACCAATATTAACTGCATAGATAGTAAGACGGTCATTGATAACCAGTCCGGTTACAACAGCATTGAACTTTTTCGACACGTGCATGCCCCATGTTAATATGAAAAGCTATATGAATGATGTTGAAGTGCATGTTGTAGAAGTGCTTACCTTTGTACACCTCTAAAGCAACAGGTGGTACGAGGATGCCCATGTATGAAATCCCAGTTATGTACAATGGATTACTCAGAAACTTGGGATGCTCCACAAACCACTGTATTAACATATATGTAGGCATTAAGTCACAAACAGACTTTAATCAAGTAATTGTACTTTCAAGTTTTGGCAAACAATTACCACTTTCATTAAGAATTAGTAGTGCTAATTAATAAAATAGGTCATTAACCCAGTATCACAAATCATCTTTACGTTTTATACCATATTGTCTCGTTAAATTGATCGATATGTAAACGAATTTTATGCCGATAAGTCCACTCTCGTATATCGAGCTCGTGGCCGAATATACGGGATGTTGGACTCGGTTAAATAGATTTGTAGCTTCTCACTAGGATACGTAAAAAAGTAACTATAATAAAAATGTGTTTATTTTCATATTAAAAGAAGTTAAACAAAAATTAAAGCAACAGAAGTTCTCTCACCTTTCTTAGAAACTCATAACTATGTTTAGCTAGAATAGAGTCACTACTTCTCCATCCTTCCCATGTTGTAGCATATGAAAACCCTACACCCGCGGGTAGATCTAAGAATATCACATTAGCATTCTGCAAAATTTCAGAATCTTTCGTTtaattcaatatatatatatatatatatatatatatatatatatataaagtatcaTAAAAGAACATTAAAGATACCATGATACTTTGAGAAAACCCCTTGCAAACAAGAAATTTTTTTTCAttcaatttttatatttatcttTGCCAAAAAAAAATACATGTAGGTTGCGAGATACATATACATAGCTTGTAAATTACATATATTTTTCTTGTATGATATAGATATATGTAACTTTGCGAGCTACTTATAACTATTTTAGCAAACTactaatgatttttttttatctttttacaATAACAACCTTATAAGACAATTCGTATATAGATTATAAAAGATACCATAAAGCTTTGAGAAAACCCCTTGTACAACAAAAATTTTTTCTGATTCTTTTTATATGGTATTGAGTAGGTTGCACGATACGTAGCTTGAAAAAATTTCATTGTACGAGATACATATATGTAACTTTGCGAGCTACTTATATGTATCTTAGCGGATATCTTTTTATAATAACAACATTATAAGGCTTCAATGTCGTGGGAAAAGACCATGATTCAATAGAGGTAGGTGTAATTTAGTCTGataaaaagatatatattttatagagtaaactgccattttggtccctgaggtttggttacttttgtcactttagtccaaaactcaaaccttttgcatctaggtccctgtggtttcagttttattgccattttggtccaaaaatgaaatcaggtcatacttgtcttataaaatcctgcaattttgtcattttcctccggggcaaatcaggtcatatttgtcttataaaatatggtatgtatttataaaaaagaaatgatctttttgcccctgcggaaaatgacaaaataacaggattttataagacaaatatgatatggtttcatttttggactaaaatggcaataaaactgaaaccacggggacccagatgcaaaaagtttaagttttggactaaagtggcaaaattgaccaaaccacagggaccaaaatgacagtttactctattttatataaCAAAGAGAGTCAACGAGGCTGAAATTTATATCGAGAACATCGAGAAATTAAATACAACAAAACAACCAATATAAAAGA encodes the following:
- the LOC110911418 gene encoding serine carboxypeptidase-like 16; translated protein: MESRYITLSLFIIFVTFSNSKSIVKKLPGYPGDLPFTLETGYVGIGAENEIQFFYYFVESQNDPANDPLLFYLTGGPGTSGLFPFLYQIGPLSIRLDASGTPLLDLNPYPWTKNANVIFLDLPAGVGFSYATTWEGWRSSDSILAKHSYEFLRKWFVEHPKFLSNPLYITGISYMGILVPPVALEVYKGNEQGSEPQLNIKGYGIVSPYTDRFIDLNSRLEFAHRVALISDDIYKSTKETCRGNYIYPDPNNTLCLADLQRVDECLSDINFSNILEPVCDDINPSPDCPAATKITIDAWANDKEVQKALHIRPGTIGVWEKTNETIHYTFGKNDTICYSYDVLSVVDVHKQLVTRNCQALIISGDHDLTFPYVGVEKWIKSLNVPIKSPWNPWFVDNQVVGYQMTYATTGYSLVYATIKGGGHSVALNKPKEAAVLLDGWIASHTDISDS